The Candidatus Methylomirabilis tolerans genomic interval ACCCAGCGAACGACACTCGGCCAGCAATCCAGGCCCGGCGGCTCGGTGGATCGCGCCATCTACTCCACCTCCGCCAAGCAACGACGAATTTGCGGCATTCACTATCGCATCGACAGCCAGTGTTGCAATATCGGCCTGCACTGCTCTCAGAATCGCCACTCTGACCTCCGTTACTGAAAGAGACTCCAACGAAGTCACAGAATGGTAATTCCCGAACGTGCGAGTGTCAAGGGAAACGGAGGAACCTGCGACGATGGCAACCTCGCCTTGTCAACCGGACATCTACGGCGATTGAAGAACCGTATCAAGGAACTCCCGCGCGACGACAGTAACATCGCGGCGGCTGACATCCACATCGTAGTTCATCTGCCGCATCGCCTCCTCCGAGATCCGTCCCGCTAATCGTTCGATCGCCGTCCGAAGCTCCGGGTGGGCGGCCAACGTCTCCGTTCGCACAACGGGGATGGCGTGGTAGGGTGGGAAGTAGCGCCGGTCATCCTCGAGCAAGTAGAGATCGAGTCCCTTGATCAGCCCACTGGTCGCCTCTCCGGCGATCAGATCGACGGAGCCGCCGGCGAGTGCCCGATAGCTCAGCGTGAGATCCATCACATGCGGCGTCCCGGCGAATCGCAGCCCGTAGGTCCGTACCAGTCCTCTATAGCCGTCCTCGCGTTCCAGGAATTCGTATCCGAAGGCAGCCTTCCAGCCCGGTGTATGGGGCGCCACATCGCTGATCGTGGTAAGGTTGAGGCGCTGCGCATCTGCCGCACGGATGAGGATCGCAAAGGTGTTGTTGAAGCCGAGCGGCGACAGCACCGCACGGCCGGTCGCCGCATATGCTGCGGTGACGCGCTCAAGCACGTCCACATGATCCCGCAATACCGGCTGATGAAAGATCGCGGTCAGGGCCGTTCCCGTATACTCGACGTAGGCGTCGATGGCGCCGGACTGCAGTGCCTGATCGCTGATAAACGTGCCGCCCAGATTGAGGCGGCGTTCGACGCTGAGATCGGTTGTCCGCTCGATGACCTGGGCCAGCAGCTCGCCGAGGATCACCTGCTCTGAAAAATTCTTCGATCCGACAATAACCCTGGAGCCCCAGCGTCCTGAGACAGCATAGCCGCCCATGACGATCAGCAGCAGTACGACACCCCCGACCGTCATCGCACGGGTCGTCACGCGCCGCGATCGGGCGGCCCCCGGCGTCATGGCGCGCTCCAACCATCCAAGTGATGCGTCCACCGCAAGGGCGAGGAGCGCGGCCGGCACCGCACCGGCCAGGATCAGGGTCGGCTCGGTCATGGAGAGGCCCCGGAAGATATAATCGCCGAGCCCGCCGGCGCCGATGGCAGCGGCAATTGTGGCCGCTCCCACGCCGACCACTGCCGCCACTCGCACTCCCGCCACCATCGTCGGCATCGCCAGCGGCAGTTCAACCTGCAGCAGTAACTGTTGCGGCGTCATCCCCAGGGCTACCCCCGCATCCCGCGCAGCCCGATCGATCCCCTGGATACCGGCGACCGTGTTGCGCATGATCGGTAGTAGCGCATAGAGAATGAGCACGAGCAGCGCGCTTCTGGCGCCGACCCCTCCAAGAAGAGGCAGCGCCACCAGGAACCCGAACATGGCAAGGCTGGGCACCGTCTGTGCGATATTAGCGAAGGTCAGCAGCGCGGTACCCAGCCGAGGACGCCGTGTCGCCACGATCCCGAGCGGCACCGCGATGGCGATCGCCGCGATAGTCGCGACCAGCGTAAGCGTGAGATGCTGAGCAATGGCGCCCAGCATGTCGGCCCGATGAGCGATCCAGAAGCTAAGCAGATTCATGGGCGACAACCGGTACCGGTGGCATGGCGTCGAGGAACATCCGAATCCTCCGATCATCCGTACGGGCGACCGCCTCCGGCGTATCGAGCGCTATGAGGCGGCCCTGGTCCAGGACGCCAAGCCGAGTGGCAAGCGCAAACGCTTCACCCATATCGTGCGAGACCATGACCACGGTTTTGTGAAGTTGTTCCTGAATGCGACGGAACTCGCAATGCAGTTCGGCTCGCGTCAGCGGATCGAGTGCGCCGAACGGCTCATCCATCAGGATGACGGGGGGATCGGCGGCCAACGCCCTCGCGAACCCTACTCGTTGACGTTGCCCGCCTGAGAGCTGGTGGGGAAATCGTCCCTCAAAAGTTAACGGATCAAGCCCGACAAGCTCCAGTAACTCCCGGCAACGCGCATCGATACGGGCCTCCGGCCACCCGTTCAGGCGGGGTACGACCCCGATGTTGCGGTCGATAGTCATGTGTGGAAACAGGCCAACCTCCTGCAGCACATAGCCGGTTCGGCGGCGCAAGGCGATCGGGTCCCACTCGCGCGTCGGCTGACCCTCAACCCGAACCTCGCCTGCGCTCGGTACCAGGAGGCGATTGATCAGCCGAAGGATGGTCGTCTTGCCGACGCCGCTGCGGCCAACCAGGACGAGCACCTCGCCGCGCACCACGGTAAAGCTGACATCATCCAGAATGACGGCACCGCCGGGAGCTTGGTAGTGGACGTGCTCAAACTCAATCGCAGACAGATCGTTCATGGCCCGCAAGAAGAAGCTCCTGGGTGATCCAAATAGAGACTGGTCATCGCAACATCTTTCTGTTCATGCAACCCGTGTTGTTGCTTCAGCAAAAGACTATAGTGATTACGCAACGTTTATGCTACAAATATAGCACACCAGCGGATCGATCCGACGCAAGTGGAGCCTGCATGCGGACAACGGAAGCGCGTCGAAGTAATTGCCGTTTCCATCGAATCGGGACTATCGAGCAGGATAAGACAATACTGATACCGGAGTAGCGCCGAAGCCTTCAACCGCTGCTTCGTAGCGGACGAGAGTCAAAGAGGGGGTTGGCGCATGGCGAAGCGCATCAAGGTTCAAATCGGTACTGAGGCTGTTGACGGGGTTGATCTCGATTTCCGGACGCTCCGCGAGGAGTGGAACGAGTACGAGACCGAGGACGGGAGCCGGATCCGTGTAAAGCTGGTAGTCAGCGAGATTATCCGTACAGATCAATACGATACCCAGACAGATCAACCACTCTATGTTGTCCGATCCGGGAACATCGTGGTCACGAAGGCCCCGGACGAGCTGAAAGAAAAGCTGCGCCGGCGCTAGTCCGGGTAGCGGAGGAACGACCTTGCCGGGGTGGCGGAACAGGGAGACGCCGGGACTTAAAATCCTGCGGGCTTCGGCCTATGCGGGTTCGACTCCCGCCCCCGGCACCAACGTGTCTCAACAGTTAGTCGTACTCTCAGATTGGGCTACGTATCGGATACTGTAAGGCGAGCGGCTCTTCCAGCGAGTTCGAAGAAAGGTAGCGGACCTACAGGGGGTATTTCATGAAGAATGGGCTAAGCGATTTCGCCTAGCCCATCAATTATTTTGGTTGCGGGGACAGGATTTGAACCTGTGACCTTTGGGTTATGAGCCCAACGAGCTACCAGACTGCTCTACCCCGCGAATGTATGTTAGGTGAGGCGCCCGGTAGTGTCAAGTCTTTTCTGATCGGTCTCGGTAGCCAGCAAGCCACAGGCGGCGGAGATATCCAGGCCGCGGCTCTCGCGGATAGTCGCAACGATGCCGGCTGACTTCAGGATGTGTTGAAATGCCTCAATGTGTTCTCTTGAAGATCGCCGAAACGGGATGGCGTGAGCCTCGTTCAATGGCAGGAGATTAACCTTACACCGAAGGCCGCGCAGCAGCTTTACCAGATCACGGGCGTCCTCCGGTCGGTCGTTCACCTCGTCGATGAGCACATACTCAAAGGTGAGACGGCGGCGGGACGGAAGCGGATACGCTCTGAGCGCGGCTATAAGCTCTTTGAGGGGATAGCGACGATTGATCGGAACCAGGCGGTTACGCAGTTCATCATTTGCCGCATGGAGCGATACGGCCAGGTTCACCTCAAGCCCACTTTGACCAAGGCGTACGATCTCCGGAACCAGGCCGACGGTGGAGAGAGCGATCCGACGCGGGGGATACGCAAGGCCCAGAGGGTGCGCCAGGATCGTGAGCGCCTTCACGGTGGCGTCATAGTTATGGAGCGGTTCCCCCATCCCCATCAACACCAGATTGCTGATTCGTTCTCCCGGCTGAAGATCTCGCTGGAGGGCAAGCACCTGATCGACGATCTCGCCGGACTGCAAGTGCCGAACAAAACCCATGGTTCCAGTCAGGCAAAAGGCGCAGGCCAGGGCACACCCCACCTGGGTCGAGAGACACACGGTCAGCCGCCCCTCATCAGGAATCAGGACCGTCTCGATCTGCCGTCCATCTGCGCAGCTAAACAAGTATTTCCGCGCACCATCCTGGGAAACCTCTCTCGCGGCAAGGATGATGGTACCAATCGAAGCCTGCTCGGCCAGCTTTGCGCGCAACGCGATCGGTAGATCGGTCATCTCCGCGAACGTGCTTGCACCGCGCCCATAGATCCAGTGGAAGAGTTGTCGACCACGGTAGGCCGGCTCGCCGTGGCCGACAATAAAGCGCTCTATCTCCTCAAGGCTCAGTCCTTTGAGATCGCTTGGCTTTCCCGCTGCTCGCAGCTCCATCTTGACAGTACCTTTGCTGGCTAACCGTGTACTCAACTCACTTGACTCAATGACGCAGTAAGACGATGAGATTGCCGTGCTCCCGGTGGTCGCACCTCGCAATGACAGGCGGGGAGTTCTTGCCGGCGAGACTATTGACTAAGCTGTTTGAGTTGGCGCATCGCCTCGGCTGTCATCTCGCTCGTCGGGCTCAACTCTACCACCTTCTGAAATGCCTGTTTGGCCCGATTTTTCTCTCCCGCCGACAGATAAGCAAAACCCAAGCTCTGATAGGCAGTGGCGAGATCCGGCGCCTGTTTCACAGCCAGCGTCAGTTCGGCGATTGCCAGCTCCAACTGCCCTTGCGTCAGGTAGACGTAACCCAGTCGATTGTGGGCCTCGGCGAAGTCTGGAACCACACCCAGTGCGCGCTTGAACTCCACAACCGCATCGGCAGCCCGACCCTGGACTACATAGACATTCCCCAGGTTCAGGTACGCCTGTTCTGGCGTCAGGTAGGCGGGATTTGAAAGCGCCTGCCTGAAGGACTTGATGGCTTGGCCATACTCGGCCCGCTGGACATATGCCGAACCGAGATTATTGTAGGCATCAGAGAATTTCGGATTAAGCTGGATCGCCTTTTGAAAGGAGGCGATCGCCAGATCGGGTCGATGCTCTACCAGGTACGCAAGCCCTAAGGCATTGTGATAGGACGGATTATCTGACGCATCACCGATCGCCTGGCTGAACTCCGCAATAGCCTGTTTGGCGTCACCGCTGGCCAGGCGCGCGATGCCGATATTGTAATGGGTATCGGCCTTCTCCTGTTCCACCGCCATCTGCTCAGTGGCGCAGGCAGTCAAAAGACAGCTCAGTAGAACGATAATGATGAAACCCCGCATCACCCTGCTCTCCTGATCTGATATCGCCTCACCATCGCGCCGTGCTCCCGCAGTGTATTCGAGAAAGCATGGGTGCCGTTATTTTTCGAAACAAAATACAGATACCGAGAGGAGGCGGGATAGAGGGCGGCCTTGACGGAGGCACGTCCGGGGCTTGCGATCGGACCGGGCGGCAGACCCCGATGAAGATACGTGTTGTACGGCGAGCGCGCCCGCAGGTTCGTTTTGGTGAGCTTACCGCTAAACCGTGAAAGACTGTAGAGTACCGTCGGATCGGATTGCAGCGGCATTCCCAGCCGTAGCCTGTTATGGAATACCGCTGAGATAAGCGGCCGTTCTTCATCCGCCTTCGCTTCCC includes:
- a CDS encoding ABC transporter permease subunit; protein product: MNLLSFWIAHRADMLGAIAQHLTLTLVATIAAIAIAVPLGIVATRRPRLGTALLTFANIAQTVPSLAMFGFLVALPLLGGVGARSALLVLILYALLPIMRNTVAGIQGIDRAARDAGVALGMTPQQLLLQVELPLAMPTMVAGVRVAAVVGVGAATIAAAIGAGGLGDYIFRGLSMTEPTLILAGAVPAALLALAVDASLGWLERAMTPGAARSRRVTTRAMTVGGVVLLLIVMGGYAVSGRWGSRVIVGSKNFSEQVILGELLAQVIERTTDLSVERRLNLGGTFISDQALQSGAIDAYVEYTGTALTAIFHQPVLRDHVDVLERVTAAYAATGRAVLSPLGFNNTFAILIRAADAQRLNLTTISDVAPHTPGWKAAFGYEFLEREDGYRGLVRTYGLRFAGTPHVMDLTLSYRALAGGSVDLIAGEATSGLIKGLDLYLLEDDRRYFPPYHAIPVVRTETLAAHPELRTAIERLAGRISEEAMRQMNYDVDVSRRDVTVVAREFLDTVLQSP
- the rlmN gene encoding 23S rRNA (adenine(2503)-C(2))-methyltransferase RlmN; the protein is MELRAAGKPSDLKGLSLEEIERFIVGHGEPAYRGRQLFHWIYGRGASTFAEMTDLPIALRAKLAEQASIGTIILAAREVSQDGARKYLFSCADGRQIETVLIPDEGRLTVCLSTQVGCALACAFCLTGTMGFVRHLQSGEIVDQVLALQRDLQPGERISNLVLMGMGEPLHNYDATVKALTILAHPLGLAYPPRRIALSTVGLVPEIVRLGQSGLEVNLAVSLHAANDELRNRLVPINRRYPLKELIAALRAYPLPSRRRLTFEYVLIDEVNDRPEDARDLVKLLRGLRCKVNLLPLNEAHAIPFRRSSREHIEAFQHILKSAGIVATIRESRGLDISAACGLLATETDQKRLDTTGRLT
- a CDS encoding ATP-binding cassette domain-containing protein, whose protein sequence is MNDLSAIEFEHVHYQAPGGAVILDDVSFTVVRGEVLVLVGRSGVGKTTILRLINRLLVPSAGEVRVEGQPTREWDPIALRRRTGYVLQEVGLFPHMTIDRNIGVVPRLNGWPEARIDARCRELLELVGLDPLTFEGRFPHQLSGGQRQRVGFARALAADPPVILMDEPFGALDPLTRAELHCEFRRIQEQLHKTVVMVSHDMGEAFALATRLGVLDQGRLIALDTPEAVARTDDRRIRMFLDAMPPVPVVAHESA
- a CDS encoding tetratricopeptide repeat protein — encoded protein: MRGFIIIVLLSCLLTACATEQMAVEQEKADTHYNIGIARLASGDAKQAIAEFSQAIGDASDNPSYHNALGLAYLVEHRPDLAIASFQKAIQLNPKFSDAYNNLGSAYVQRAEYGQAIKSFRQALSNPAYLTPEQAYLNLGNVYVVQGRAADAVVEFKRALGVVPDFAEAHNRLGYVYLTQGQLELAIAELTLAVKQAPDLATAYQSLGFAYLSAGEKNRAKQAFQKVVELSPTSEMTAEAMRQLKQLSQ